Part of the Aureitalea marina genome, AGTTAGGAAATTTAGCAGTTAAAGAGGGAATGGCCAGGTTAATGCAATTATATTTTGATCCCGCAGTAGACCATCCAATTTATCCCTATCTCAGTATCGAGCACTTAGCTGAATTGATAAATCCTAATTTAAATAAAGACCCGAGAAGTCTAATTTCATTGTGCATAATAGCACTAAATGCTCCCGATTCGGCTAGGACACTTTATGACTTAATGCAGAACTCCCGTGTTGAACCTAATCTAGATGGAAGAGTTCTATTCGAAAAGTATACTAGCCCAGATGAAAGGTGGATAATATCGAAGGGACAAAAAATGTCTATACAAGACTATTTAATTGAGTCGATTGATGTATTTGAAGATTATCTAAACAAATCTCTTCACAACGAGTTAGGATTACAACATATTAATTTACTTCTCGAAAATATGAGGATTGCGACGAGGGAACATAAAAATCCAATTATTGAGATTCTCTATAATGATACCAGCCCATTGGATCGAATCAAAGAAATGATATCTTGGTTTGGGATTCCGAGGATCCGAAGTATCAGTGGAAATACTAATCTACCTTTAGGACCTGATAAAGAAAATCCTGCAATTGAGTATTTAGAACTTGAAGCACAGCAAATTGTCTTCGAAAGATTGCTCGGAATTTCGAAAGACGGAATATGTGGTATGTATCCTATTTGCAGTCAAACAGAAGCTATGACAAACGAACTATGTTTTGAAAGTCAGTGGGAACGTAAAAGCCCTTGTCCGTTCACTCAGATAAGTAATTTGTGGGGACTACCAGCTAAAATTCTATGATAATAAAGCGAGCTTTAGCCTAAATTATACCGAGCTTTCTTGGTATAAAAATATATTGTAATTTAGAGTAATTTTTACAATTATTTCGTGATAATTGTACTCCCCCGTTTTTTTCTTAACGCATAAGAATTATGAATCGTATTAAAGTAATCCTCGAACAAAAGGGGATCAAACAAGTATGGCTGGCTGAAAGGTTAGGCAAGAGTTACAACATTGTAAATGGTTATGTTCAAAACAGGAAACAACCAAGTTTGAAAGTGCTATATATGATAGCAGAATTATTAGAAGTTAATCCCAA contains:
- a CDS encoding helix-turn-helix domain-containing protein, which produces MNRIKVILEQKGIKQVWLAERLGKSYNIVNGYVQNRKQPSLKVLYMIAELLEVNPKELLVTQKEINNEK